Proteins from a single region of Antechinus flavipes isolate AdamAnt ecotype Samford, QLD, Australia chromosome 2, AdamAnt_v2, whole genome shotgun sequence:
- the SALL2 gene encoding sal-like protein 2 isoform X1, with protein sequence MSRRKQRKPQQLISDCDGSTASENGDTGDEDQPQVCAKCCAQFTDPTEFLTHQNTCCTEPPVMVILGSQENSRSNSSSSSSEVRPESQDSPQIMDTEHSNPPDPGPSVPPDTSWGSERGREESSDHFLITTTGASSAGGGGGLILASPKLGATPLASESTPAPPPPPPPPPPPGAGSGHLNIPLILEELRVLQQRQIHQMQMTEQICRQVLLLGSLGQSVGATASPSELPGTGATTSSKTLLPLFSPIKPGQTSKTLTPSSSSSSSSTSGTEVPKPAFFHLYHPLGAQHPFSSSAVGRSHKTTPTPNPSPALPGTTDQLITSPHLAFPGTTGLLAAQCLGAARGLEAASSPGLLKPKNGSGELGYGEVMGPLEKPGGRHKCRFCAKVFGSDSALQIHLRSHTGERPYKCNVCGNRFTTRGNLKVHFHRHREKYPHVQMNPHPVPEHLDYVITGSGLPYGMSVPPEKAEEEAASGGAERKPLSASATALTATESLTLLSTSAGTATAPGLPAFNKFVLMKAVEPKNKADENTPPGSEGSAVAGGAETGTATRMQLSKLVTSLPSWALLTNHFKSTGGFPFPYVLEPLGASPSETSKLQQLVEKIDGQGAVGAISTASGASTTSAPAVSSSSSSGPNQCVICLRVLSCPRALRLHYGQHGGERPFKCKVCGRAFSTRGNLRAHFVGHKASPAARAQNSCPICQKKFTNAVTLQQHVRMHLGGQIPNGGTMLPEGGVATKESGAEQSSTQVAGVFSQQQQQQQQPLPPQQQGSPEEELSEEEEEEEEEEEEDITDEDSLAGRGSESGGEKAVSMRGDSEEASGPEDEAATSTAAASGKEMDSGENPTQQPSLPLAGNLEEPQPTDHGSSEPTGGIEGGDGQAEGNSSPTSLLSPEGEVVSAVIAEGQGMQEARRKEHGESMSSSSKRSCGVCGQSCPSQAALEEHHKAHSKEGSLFTCSICKQGFPERATLKKHVLLAHHQVHLSTHVWNCSPARRGRHLSLEGPMPLLSGGRVKLQDFLPRDVPTQLVGVGPLSFWNQYTAFLSSGLASKPPGSSSTSTTTAALATPALFGPEIVSGKSSPVVGSSEAKKTTPLIFQPPASKTIPEKPGREEK encoded by the exons ATGTCTCGACGAAAGCAACGGAAACCCCAACAGTTAATCTCGGACTGCGACGGTTCCACCGCTTCTGAGAACG gTGACACTGGTGACGAGGACCAGCCCCAAGTCTGTGCCAAGTGTTGTGCCCAGTTCACTGATCCAACTGAATTCCTCACTCATCAAAATACGTGTTGTACTGAACCCCCAGTAATGGTCATCCTCGGAAGCCAGGAGAATTCTAGGTCaaactcctcctcctcttcttctgaAGTTCGACCAGAAAGCCAAGACAGCCCTCAGATTATGGATACAGAACACAGCAATCCACCTGATCCTGGGCCCTCAGTACCCCCAGACACCAGCTGGGGGTCAGAGCGGGGCCGAGAAGAATCTTCAGATCACTTTCTCATCACCACCACAGGAGCTAGTTCAGCTGGTGGTGGGGGGGGCCTGATTTTGGCCAGCCCCAAGCTGGGAGCAACCCCTTTAGCTTCTGAGTCTACCCCTGCACCccctccaccaccacctcctccccctcctcctggaGCAGGTAGTGGTCATTTGAACATCCCCTTGATACTTGAGGAACTCCGGGTCCTGCAACAGAGACAGATCCACCAAATGCAGATGACAGAGCAGATCTGCCGTCAAGTGCTCCTGCTGGGTTCCTTGGGTCAGTCAGTGGGTGCTACTGCCAGTCCCTCAGAACTACCTGGCACAGGTGCAACTACATCTTCCAAGACCCTGCTACCCCTCTTTAGTCCCATCAAGCCTGGCCAGACAAGTAAGACACTTAcaccatcttcttcctcttcctcctcttccacctcTGGGACAGAAGTACCTAAGCCAGCCTTCTTCCACCTTTATCACCCACTGGGGGCACAGCACCCCTTTTCTAGCAGCGCGGTGGGGCGAAGCCACAAAACTACCCCTACTCCAAACCCTTCCCCAGCACTGCCAGGCACCACAGACCAACTGATCACCTCTCCCCACCTGGCATTCCCTGGTACCACAGGATTGCTGGCAGCACAGTGCCTGGGGGCAGCCCGGGGCTTGGAAGCAGCATCTTCCCCAGGTCTTCTGAAACCGAAGAATGGTAGTGGTGAGCTGGGCTATGGAGAAGTGATGGGCCCCTTAGAGAAGCCTGGTGGGCGACACAAGTGCCGCTTCTGTGCCAAGGTATTTGGTAGCGACAGTGCCCTACAGATCCACCTTCGCTCTCACACAGGTGAGAGACCTTACAAATGCAATGTCTGTGGCAATCGCTTCACCACCAGAGGCAATCTAAAGGTCCATTTCCACCGCCACCGAGAGAAGTACCCTCATGTACAGATGAACCCACACCCAGTACCAGAACACCTGGACTACGTCATTACAGGTAGTGGTCTCCCCTATGGCATGTCCGTGCCTCCAGAGAAGGCTGAGGAGGAAGCCGCTTCAGGGGGTGCGGAACGTAAGCCACTGTCAGCTTCTGCCACAGCACTCACTGCCACGGAGAGCCTAACCCTGCTCTCCACCTCTGCAGGCACGGCCACAGCTCCAGGGCTCCCAGCCTTTAATAAGTTTGTGCTCATGAAGGCAGTGGAACCAAAGAACAAAGCAGATGAGAACACCCCACCTGGAAGTGAAGGCTCAGCTGTTGCCGGAGGAGCAGAAACTGGTACAGCAACTAGGATGCAACTGAGTAAACTAGTAACATCTTTACCTAGCTGGGCCCTGCTGACCAACCACTTCAAGAGCACTGGTGGCTTCCCTTTCCCATATGTGCTAGAGCCCTTGGGGGCTTCTCCTTCAGAGACCTCCAAGTTGCAGCAATTGGTGGAAAAGATTGATGGCCAGGGAGCTGTCGGGGCCATCTCGACTGCCTCAGGGGCCTCTACCACCTCTGCCCCTGCAGTGTCTTCTTCATCCTCCTCAGGCCCTAATCAGTGTGTTATCTGCCTTCGAGTGCTGAGTTGTCCCCGAGCCTTACGACTCCATTATGGGCAGCACGGCGGGGAGAGACCCTTCAAATGCAAAGTGTGTGGTAGGGCCTTCTCTACTCGGGGCAATCTTCGGGCCCACTTTGTAGGTCATAAAGCTAGTCCAGCTGCCCGGGCCCAAAACTCTTGCCCCATTTGTCAGAAGAAATTCACCAATGCCGTCACTCTGCAGCAACATGTCCGTATGCACCTGGGTGGGCAGATCCCCAATGGGGGCACCATGCTGCCTGAAGGTGGGGTAGCTACAAAGGAAAGTGGAGCGGAACAGTCTTCGACACAAGTGGCAGGAGTCTTctcacagcagcagcagcagcagcagcagccactGCCACCACAGCAGCAGGGATCCCCAGAAGAGGAACTGtctgaagaagaggaggaggaagaggaagaagaggaggaagatataACAGATGAGGATTCCTTGGCAGGGAGGGGCTCAGAGAGTGGTGGTGAGAAGGCTGTTTCCATGAGGGGGGATTCAGAAGAAGCATCTGGTCCAGAGGATGAGGCAGCAACCTCAACAGCAGCAGCATCTGGAAAGGAGATGGACAGTGGTGAGAATCCGACCCAACAACCTTCCCTGCCTTTAGCTGGCAACCTGGAGGAACCTCAGCCCACAGATCATGGAAGCAGTGAACCTACAGGAGGCATCGAAGGGGGGGATGGACAAGCAGAGGGGAATAGCAGCCCAACTTCATTGCTCTCTCCAGAAGGAGAAGTAGTCAGTGCTGTCATAGCAGAGGGACAAGGCATGCAGGAGGCCAGAAGGAAAGAGCATGGGGAGAGCATGAGCAGCAGCAGTAAGAGGTCCTGTGGGGTATGTGGCCAGTCCTGTCCCAGCCAGGCAGCCCTGGAGGAGCATCACAAGGCCCACAGCAAGGAAGGCTCACTCTTCACCTGCAGCATCTGCAAGCAGGGCTTCCCTGAGCGGGCCACCCTCAAGAAGCACGTGCTGCTGGCACACCACCAG GTGCACCTGAGCACCCACGTTTGGAATTGCAGCCCAGCCCGAAGGGGCCGGCATCTGTCCCTGGAGGGCCCCATGCCCCTCCTCTCTGGTGGCCGGGTCAAGCTACAGGACTTCCTGCCCCGGGACGTCCCTACCCAATTGGTGGGGGTGGGCCCCCTATCTTTTTGGAACCAGTACACAGCTTTCCTGTCAAGTGGCCTGGCCTCTAAACCCCCGGGTTCCAGCTCCACCTCTACCACCACTGCTGCCCTGGCAACACCTGCCCTGTTTGGTCCAGAAATTGTGTCTGGGAAATCATCTCCAGTAGTAGGATCCAGTGAGGCCAAGAAGACCACCCCCCTCATATTCCAGCCTCCTGCATCCAAGACTATACCTGAGAAGCCAGGCAGAGAAGAGAAGTAG
- the SALL2 gene encoding sal-like protein 2 isoform X2, with protein MAHEAGRSSRPGGPCGELRAEPRGDTGDEDQPQVCAKCCAQFTDPTEFLTHQNTCCTEPPVMVILGSQENSRSNSSSSSSEVRPESQDSPQIMDTEHSNPPDPGPSVPPDTSWGSERGREESSDHFLITTTGASSAGGGGGLILASPKLGATPLASESTPAPPPPPPPPPPPGAGSGHLNIPLILEELRVLQQRQIHQMQMTEQICRQVLLLGSLGQSVGATASPSELPGTGATTSSKTLLPLFSPIKPGQTSKTLTPSSSSSSSSTSGTEVPKPAFFHLYHPLGAQHPFSSSAVGRSHKTTPTPNPSPALPGTTDQLITSPHLAFPGTTGLLAAQCLGAARGLEAASSPGLLKPKNGSGELGYGEVMGPLEKPGGRHKCRFCAKVFGSDSALQIHLRSHTGERPYKCNVCGNRFTTRGNLKVHFHRHREKYPHVQMNPHPVPEHLDYVITGSGLPYGMSVPPEKAEEEAASGGAERKPLSASATALTATESLTLLSTSAGTATAPGLPAFNKFVLMKAVEPKNKADENTPPGSEGSAVAGGAETGTATRMQLSKLVTSLPSWALLTNHFKSTGGFPFPYVLEPLGASPSETSKLQQLVEKIDGQGAVGAISTASGASTTSAPAVSSSSSSGPNQCVICLRVLSCPRALRLHYGQHGGERPFKCKVCGRAFSTRGNLRAHFVGHKASPAARAQNSCPICQKKFTNAVTLQQHVRMHLGGQIPNGGTMLPEGGVATKESGAEQSSTQVAGVFSQQQQQQQQPLPPQQQGSPEEELSEEEEEEEEEEEEDITDEDSLAGRGSESGGEKAVSMRGDSEEASGPEDEAATSTAAASGKEMDSGENPTQQPSLPLAGNLEEPQPTDHGSSEPTGGIEGGDGQAEGNSSPTSLLSPEGEVVSAVIAEGQGMQEARRKEHGESMSSSSKRSCGVCGQSCPSQAALEEHHKAHSKEGSLFTCSICKQGFPERATLKKHVLLAHHQVHLSTHVWNCSPARRGRHLSLEGPMPLLSGGRVKLQDFLPRDVPTQLVGVGPLSFWNQYTAFLSSGLASKPPGSSSTSTTTAALATPALFGPEIVSGKSSPVVGSSEAKKTTPLIFQPPASKTIPEKPGREEK; from the exons ATGGCGCACGAGGCCGGAAGGAGTTCTCGTCCAGGGGGACCCTGTGGCGAACTGCGGGCTGAGCCCAGAG gTGACACTGGTGACGAGGACCAGCCCCAAGTCTGTGCCAAGTGTTGTGCCCAGTTCACTGATCCAACTGAATTCCTCACTCATCAAAATACGTGTTGTACTGAACCCCCAGTAATGGTCATCCTCGGAAGCCAGGAGAATTCTAGGTCaaactcctcctcctcttcttctgaAGTTCGACCAGAAAGCCAAGACAGCCCTCAGATTATGGATACAGAACACAGCAATCCACCTGATCCTGGGCCCTCAGTACCCCCAGACACCAGCTGGGGGTCAGAGCGGGGCCGAGAAGAATCTTCAGATCACTTTCTCATCACCACCACAGGAGCTAGTTCAGCTGGTGGTGGGGGGGGCCTGATTTTGGCCAGCCCCAAGCTGGGAGCAACCCCTTTAGCTTCTGAGTCTACCCCTGCACCccctccaccaccacctcctccccctcctcctggaGCAGGTAGTGGTCATTTGAACATCCCCTTGATACTTGAGGAACTCCGGGTCCTGCAACAGAGACAGATCCACCAAATGCAGATGACAGAGCAGATCTGCCGTCAAGTGCTCCTGCTGGGTTCCTTGGGTCAGTCAGTGGGTGCTACTGCCAGTCCCTCAGAACTACCTGGCACAGGTGCAACTACATCTTCCAAGACCCTGCTACCCCTCTTTAGTCCCATCAAGCCTGGCCAGACAAGTAAGACACTTAcaccatcttcttcctcttcctcctcttccacctcTGGGACAGAAGTACCTAAGCCAGCCTTCTTCCACCTTTATCACCCACTGGGGGCACAGCACCCCTTTTCTAGCAGCGCGGTGGGGCGAAGCCACAAAACTACCCCTACTCCAAACCCTTCCCCAGCACTGCCAGGCACCACAGACCAACTGATCACCTCTCCCCACCTGGCATTCCCTGGTACCACAGGATTGCTGGCAGCACAGTGCCTGGGGGCAGCCCGGGGCTTGGAAGCAGCATCTTCCCCAGGTCTTCTGAAACCGAAGAATGGTAGTGGTGAGCTGGGCTATGGAGAAGTGATGGGCCCCTTAGAGAAGCCTGGTGGGCGACACAAGTGCCGCTTCTGTGCCAAGGTATTTGGTAGCGACAGTGCCCTACAGATCCACCTTCGCTCTCACACAGGTGAGAGACCTTACAAATGCAATGTCTGTGGCAATCGCTTCACCACCAGAGGCAATCTAAAGGTCCATTTCCACCGCCACCGAGAGAAGTACCCTCATGTACAGATGAACCCACACCCAGTACCAGAACACCTGGACTACGTCATTACAGGTAGTGGTCTCCCCTATGGCATGTCCGTGCCTCCAGAGAAGGCTGAGGAGGAAGCCGCTTCAGGGGGTGCGGAACGTAAGCCACTGTCAGCTTCTGCCACAGCACTCACTGCCACGGAGAGCCTAACCCTGCTCTCCACCTCTGCAGGCACGGCCACAGCTCCAGGGCTCCCAGCCTTTAATAAGTTTGTGCTCATGAAGGCAGTGGAACCAAAGAACAAAGCAGATGAGAACACCCCACCTGGAAGTGAAGGCTCAGCTGTTGCCGGAGGAGCAGAAACTGGTACAGCAACTAGGATGCAACTGAGTAAACTAGTAACATCTTTACCTAGCTGGGCCCTGCTGACCAACCACTTCAAGAGCACTGGTGGCTTCCCTTTCCCATATGTGCTAGAGCCCTTGGGGGCTTCTCCTTCAGAGACCTCCAAGTTGCAGCAATTGGTGGAAAAGATTGATGGCCAGGGAGCTGTCGGGGCCATCTCGACTGCCTCAGGGGCCTCTACCACCTCTGCCCCTGCAGTGTCTTCTTCATCCTCCTCAGGCCCTAATCAGTGTGTTATCTGCCTTCGAGTGCTGAGTTGTCCCCGAGCCTTACGACTCCATTATGGGCAGCACGGCGGGGAGAGACCCTTCAAATGCAAAGTGTGTGGTAGGGCCTTCTCTACTCGGGGCAATCTTCGGGCCCACTTTGTAGGTCATAAAGCTAGTCCAGCTGCCCGGGCCCAAAACTCTTGCCCCATTTGTCAGAAGAAATTCACCAATGCCGTCACTCTGCAGCAACATGTCCGTATGCACCTGGGTGGGCAGATCCCCAATGGGGGCACCATGCTGCCTGAAGGTGGGGTAGCTACAAAGGAAAGTGGAGCGGAACAGTCTTCGACACAAGTGGCAGGAGTCTTctcacagcagcagcagcagcagcagcagccactGCCACCACAGCAGCAGGGATCCCCAGAAGAGGAACTGtctgaagaagaggaggaggaagaggaagaagaggaggaagatataACAGATGAGGATTCCTTGGCAGGGAGGGGCTCAGAGAGTGGTGGTGAGAAGGCTGTTTCCATGAGGGGGGATTCAGAAGAAGCATCTGGTCCAGAGGATGAGGCAGCAACCTCAACAGCAGCAGCATCTGGAAAGGAGATGGACAGTGGTGAGAATCCGACCCAACAACCTTCCCTGCCTTTAGCTGGCAACCTGGAGGAACCTCAGCCCACAGATCATGGAAGCAGTGAACCTACAGGAGGCATCGAAGGGGGGGATGGACAAGCAGAGGGGAATAGCAGCCCAACTTCATTGCTCTCTCCAGAAGGAGAAGTAGTCAGTGCTGTCATAGCAGAGGGACAAGGCATGCAGGAGGCCAGAAGGAAAGAGCATGGGGAGAGCATGAGCAGCAGCAGTAAGAGGTCCTGTGGGGTATGTGGCCAGTCCTGTCCCAGCCAGGCAGCCCTGGAGGAGCATCACAAGGCCCACAGCAAGGAAGGCTCACTCTTCACCTGCAGCATCTGCAAGCAGGGCTTCCCTGAGCGGGCCACCCTCAAGAAGCACGTGCTGCTGGCACACCACCAG GTGCACCTGAGCACCCACGTTTGGAATTGCAGCCCAGCCCGAAGGGGCCGGCATCTGTCCCTGGAGGGCCCCATGCCCCTCCTCTCTGGTGGCCGGGTCAAGCTACAGGACTTCCTGCCCCGGGACGTCCCTACCCAATTGGTGGGGGTGGGCCCCCTATCTTTTTGGAACCAGTACACAGCTTTCCTGTCAAGTGGCCTGGCCTCTAAACCCCCGGGTTCCAGCTCCACCTCTACCACCACTGCTGCCCTGGCAACACCTGCCCTGTTTGGTCCAGAAATTGTGTCTGGGAAATCATCTCCAGTAGTAGGATCCAGTGAGGCCAAGAAGACCACCCCCCTCATATTCCAGCCTCCTGCATCCAAGACTATACCTGAGAAGCCAGGCAGAGAAGAGAAGTAG